In Pongo abelii isolate AG06213 chromosome X, NHGRI_mPonAbe1-v2.0_pri, whole genome shotgun sequence, one DNA window encodes the following:
- the LOC100937278 gene encoding ferritin light chain-like → MSTQSRQKYTAGVEAAIDRLINMHLQASYTYLSLSFYFEGDDVALKGVGHFFRKLAEEKCEGAKHLLMQNQRSSCGLFQDEQKLLRDEWSGSLAAMEAALALEKNLNQAFLDLHALSSANTDPNLCDFLEKHFLDREVKLIKKMGNYLTNLRRLASPQAGLVEYLFRRLKDDWELPEPSNL, encoded by the coding sequence ATGAGCACCCAGAGCCGCCAAAAGTATACCGCTGGGGTGGAGGCCGCTATTGACCGCCTGATCAACATGCATCTGCAGGCCTCCTACACCTACCTCTCTCTGAGCTTCTATTTCGAAGGCGACGACGTGGCTCTCAAGGGCGTGGGCCACTTCTTTCGCAAGCTGGCTGAAGAGAAATGCGAGGGTGCCAAGCATCTTTTGATGCAGAACCAGCGTAGCAGCTGCGGCCTCTTCCAAGATGAGCAGAAGCTGCTCCGAGATGAGTGGAGTGGCAGCCTGGCCGCCATGGAAGCCGCCCTGGCCCTGGAGAAGAACCTGAACCAGGCCTTTTTGGATCTGCATGCCCTAAGTTCTGCCAACACAGACCCCAATCTCTGTGATTTTCTGGAAAAGCACTTCCTAGACCGAGAGGTGAAACTCATCAAGAAGATGGGCAACTACTTGACCAACCTCCGCAGGCTGGCCAGCCCCCAGGCCGGGCTGGTGGAGTATCTCTTCAGAAGGCTCAAGGACGACTGGGAGCTTCCAGAGCCCAGCAACCTTTGA